Within the Drosophila melanogaster chromosome 3R genome, the region ACTTCGATTGAATTCCCAAAACGTGCATCTCATGAAGGAAGCTGGACAGATGGAGCTATTCAGCCTAAGGGATCCCATGGAACCCATACTGGATCTTCAGCCAAAACCGACCGTTCTGGAAAAATATTGTCGAGGCGAAGTTCCGCGACATCAGGGTCGTCTGACGTGCGAGCTTAATGACTGGGTCCATTCGTTCCTTGCCTACGCACCCATTAAGTTTGAGGACCTGCAACAGGACCCTTTTATTATCCTCTATCCAGGAAGTATTTACGAACAGGAAATTAGGCATGTGGAGAACGCATACGAGCGGTGTCCACCCAACGATCGCTTCGAGCTTAAGCTCGGAATTAGTGGGTGTTCCATCTCCGACGGATATAGTCCTGTGTTGAAACGCATCAACGAGCGGATTTTGGACATGGCAGGAGTAGAAAAGACTTGGGACACCTTCTACATAGTCGAGTACGCTCAGTTGGCCCCTTTTGAGCCGTTCAAACTGTTTAGAAACTCCACAAAGGTGAAGTAAGGATATGGGAAAATATAAATCTTCACTGAATACGTTCCTCTCTGATTTCAGTTCCCAAAGCTGAACCTTATGAATTTCGAGGATGTGGAGGCCAAAGTGATAATATTCGTGAGTGGTATACAAATGTAAGTTTTCCCCAATCCTGCATTTTTCCCAATATTCCAGCTAAAAGATGTGACTTTGGGCGGTGCCTTTACCATGCCAAATGGGGATATTCTTGTTCAACCCAAGAGGGGCAATGTATTGATAACCTTCGAAAATGAGGAGCACTCCACTACGATTTGCCCCATCATCGAGGGCACTGGATTAGGTGTGTGCGATAGCATCATATCCCACTATAAGTTCAAACTCCCTATCTCTCTTTTCAGTCATGATCAAATTTATTATGAAAACAGACGAGTAAGACCACCTGGTGTTTCTATATAGAGCTAAAAcgttaaataaattgaactaatttttaaaaaagaattgtcATGGTTTAATGAAATTATCCACGGTTAATTGCTAGATCTTTTCTAACAGCATATTAGACTCATTTTCCAATCAAACAGATCAGTATTTAACTATGCTGTTCGAAAAGGTGCACATTCTTATAATATGGCTTATGTTTTGCAAAGTTGAAAGCACATTGAATTGGGAGAGCCGTCAGGAATTTCTAGATACGGAATCAGCGAAAATGGACTTAATGCAATTGGACGTCGAATTAATTGATAATCTAATGAATTACGCCGAAAAAATAGATGAGAAGGCTTCCCAACTAAAGAGGTTAGCAAGAGATAAAGATGTTACCACTATTCTAATAACACTATATTTTCTATAACAGACTAGCCCAGGAACTAAGACAGCCTTTGCACTCTGCGAAAGGTAGAGAAGAGGAGTACTTGGGCAATCCTCTCCACAGTTTTCCACTCATTCGACACATGTACCAGGATTGGCGGTACCTGGAAGAGTTTATGAAGAAACCAGTGGGAGAAGGTGGGACATGAAACCTCTATATGAGCATCTATCTTTCATTTTATTCTCTTAATTGCAGAGGAAATCCAATTTCTAAGAAGAAAGTTACCGGAACTGCCCTGGCAGGTGGACACCGAGGAAGCCAGCGTCTCAATCTTCAGAATAGCTGAAACCTATGGAATGATGCCCTGGGATATGGCCAACGGTCTCATCGACAATGTTCGGTTCAAGTGAGTTACTAAAGATCTTCCTTGTATCCTACCGAACAATCTGTGATACCAATCATTAGCTCCACACTGCCAGCTCTGGATTGTTTTGAAGTCGCAAAGATGTACTTCAAGTGGGGCTacttcaagcaggcattacaGTGGATAACCATCAGCAAAGCTCGGATGAAAGAGGAGTACTCCGGGGTTTATGAGGTGCTGGGAATGAATCGCCAGGATGTGGCCCTGCTGCAGGCTCGCTGTTTAGTGGAATTGGGTTGGTGAAGATTTCTGACGAAATGTATTACACAGATATTACATATTCTATTTCAGACCGGAGAGATGAAGCCCATGAGGTACTTCTGGATCAACCTGATCTCGCAGACAATTCGATTAGCTTGCTGGACCAATTCAAGGCCAATCCTTACGAGGCAATAGACAGTTCGCCCAAGTTGGGTGAAGGCTACAAGAGACTGTGCCGTTCCTCGTTCTCTCCGAACCCTTCAAAACTCCACTGTCGCTACAACAGCACCACCTCCGCCTTCCTGATCCTGGCTCCCCTCAAAATGGAGGAGATCTCTCTGGAGCCCCATATAGTGGTGTACCATGACATCCTGCCGGATAAGGATATCCAGCAGCTAATAACCTTGGCGGAGCCACTACTGAAACCCACAGAAATGTTTGACGATAATAAGAATGAGGCAAGGAGCAGTTACCGCACACCGCTCGGTGGACCACTTTTGGATAGCTTGACTCAGAGGATGCGGGATATCACTGGCCTACAAATCCGCCAGGGAAATCCCATTAATATTATCAAATACGGCTTTGGAGCTCCCTACACTAATTACTATGACTTCTTCAAAAAGAGAAACTCGGAATCTAAAGGATTTGGTGATCGGATGGCCACctttatgttttatgtgcGTTTTTTTATAGAAAAAGTCCTtggaaattcatatttttatgtttcAGCTAAATGATGCTCCTTACGGAGGTGCCACTGTCTTCCCGCGTTTAAATGTTAAAGTACCTGCCGAACGGGGAAAAGTTCTGTTCTGGTACAATCTTAATGGCGACACCCACGACATGGAGCCCACCACTATGCACGCCGCTTGTCCCGTCTTTCATGGTTCCAAATGGGGTAAGATGGTGCATTTTGACAAGTTCGTTGAGTAATAATGTACTTTGGTTCTAGTAATGACAGCCTGGATACACGAATATGACTAGATTTTCATTCAACCCATATACCGCGAGGGAAAGACAATGAAACACAAATAATATTACAGCTAAAACTTAAGATAAAACAACAGACGTTTTATTTCATTGGGAAGTAACTAACTAAGCATAACTAACTAACCAATAAACATATCGAATTGAATGTGCAGCGCATAATACCTTTTTAAAACCGACTAGACAGTCTTTAGATATTATTGAAATGATTGCTGGAAACTATGAGCTCTGTTGTATTGTTTGCAGTCTCATTTATTCTTGTTCTAAGCTGGATAGCTGAGGGCTACAGAGATCGCCAAAACTATGTAATTTCAGTGGAGGAGAAGATGGACCTGCTGGAGAAAGATAGAGAACTCATTATCGTACTCGATAGTTATGCAACTGAGCTGAATGAAAAAATCATCATGTTGAAAAGGTGATTTAAGATATAATTAGATTACagcttattaatttttatattttagaaTAGTTAAGGAGTTTAAACAGCCTTTAGAAAAGGCTAAAAACAGGGAGGAGGAGTACTTGTCCAATCCCATAGACAGCTTATCCCTCATGAGGCAGATGCACGAGGATTGGGAAAAGGTGGAGAAGCTCTTAAAGAAGCCAGT harbors:
- the PH4alphaNE3 gene encoding prolyl-4-hydroxylase-alpha NE3; its protein translation is MFCKVESTLNWESRQEFLDTESAKMDLMQLDVELIDNLMNYAEKIDEKASQLKRLAQELRQPLHSAKGREEEYLGNPLHSFPLIRHMYQDWRYLEEFMKKPVGEEEIQFLRRKLPELPWQVDTEEASVSIFRIAETYGMMPWDMANGLIDNVRFNSTLPALDCFEVAKMYFKWGYFKQALQWITISKARMKEEYSGVYEVLGMNRQDVALLQARCLVELDRRDEAHEVLLDQPDLADNSISLLDQFKANPYEAIDSSPKLGEGYKRLCRSSFSPNPSKLHCRYNSTTSAFLILAPLKMEEISLEPHIVVYHDILPDKDIQQLITLAEPLLKPTEMFDDNKNEARSSYRTPLGGPLLDSLTQRMRDITGLQIRQGNPINIIKYGFGAPYTNYYDFFKKRNSESKGFGDRMATFMFYLNDAPYGGATVFPRLNVKVPAERGKVLFWYNLNGDTHDMEPTTMHAACPVFHGSKWVMTAWIHEYD
- the CG31021 gene encoding uncharacterized protein, coding for MLNLERNLLQNMRDYAEKLEEKIDLINNYVEDYNVDIEDANEDPEKYLSNPLNSFRLIRHMHQDWVGWQVYMEDLVAPEAVQKVESLLPQLPQKEAFRKAARSVHSLTQFYGYEPADLVAKDERSSSLHLSPLDCYHLGLELYEEQDYLGAAKWLQVAAHNYTLSRHRDLFNPLGAPRWQVYRDLGRTLLKLNRQCAYDAYESALRLNSQNVHLMKEAGQMELFSLRDPMEPILDLQPKPTVLEKYCRGEVPRHQGRLTCELNDWVHSFLAYAPIKFEDLQQDPFIILYPGSIYEQEIRHVENAYERCPPNDRFELKLGISGCSISDGYSPVLKRINERILDMAGVEKTWDTFYIVEYAQLAPFEPFKLFRNSTKFPKLNLMNFEDVEAKVIIFLKDVTLGGAFTMPNGDILVQPKRGNVLITFENEEHSTTICPIIEGTGLVMIKFIMKTDE